The Astyanax mexicanus isolate ESR-SI-001 chromosome 20, AstMex3_surface, whole genome shotgun sequence genome contains a region encoding:
- the ypel2a gene encoding protein yippee-like 2 isoform X3, with protein sequence MCLLTLRHCVRLQSFQGSQGRAYLFNSVVNVGCGPAEERVLLTGLHAVADIYCENCKTTLGWKYEHAFESSQKYKEGKFIIELAHMIKDNGWD encoded by the exons ATGTGCCTATTGACCCTGAGGCACTGTGTCCGTTTGCAG TCTTTTCAAGGGAGCCAAGGCAGAGCATATCTATTCAACTCTGT GGTGAATGTTGGCTGTGGGCCGGCGGAGGAGAGAGTGCTGCTGACAGGTCTACACGCTGTGGCCGACATCTACTGTGAAAATTGCAAAACCACGCTGGGCTGGAAATAT GAGCATGCCTTCGAGAGCAGTCAGAAGTACAAGGAGGGCAAGTTCATTATTGAGCTGGCCCACATGATCAAGGACAACGGCTGGGACTGA